The genomic stretch CCCGTGTCAATCGCTCCGATCTCAAACAAGCTTTCCCTAAAGCCCATGAGCATACCGCCTGATCGCCCTGATGCAGGTAACCAGCACCAAACAAAAGTCTCACCCACTTCATGGTTCGACTCATGGCGGTGACATGGAGTAGCAGATAATCGAGACTTGTGGATCATGCATGCCCAGTGTGCAAGTTGCAGAATTCATgtcattttttttgtttgtttcacgTGACCCTTTTTCCTTTGGGCTGGCTAGCTAGCAATATTCATGCAATGCAAGTAGTAAGATTAACAAGCAAACGAGAAGTTTTATGCATGCACCTCGTCCCTGACGTCCACCCAACTGCACCGGCATCGAATCCTTCCTCACGACGGCATAGACCATCCGCCGCCTCACCACATCGACGTCGTTCTACTCACCTTCACCGCGTGGATGCCCAACATTAGCACCGACATCACATATAGCTCGCCGAGTCCTTGTTCTCTATGCTGCACGTGCGATATTTCTCGTTGCGCTGGGCGTCAGCTTCCTCTCTCGGCATCGTCCCCAGTCAGCCCCTCGTCACCACCATGTTAGTGCTGCTTTCTGTATGTGGAGTCATCTTTTGTCGGGGTGCTCATCATGCGGTTCCCATGGCCCGTACCCCTGTCCAAGGTGCGGGCCGTggccttgttcttgatggtgaccgcCACCTGTGAAGGCCATCTCTCCAACACATCCTCATGCTCACCTCCTAGATAAGCAAGTTCCAGGACACCGCGTCACGACGATTCATAACTTTGAAAGCGAGATTCGCGGGCACAATCTGGTCTCCATGACGGTGACGACGAAACCCTACGGTATTTTCGCCACAATGGCGGATGGAAATTGATTTTTTATACGGGACATGATGCGGGTGTGTGTTAGGTATAtcattgtcttctccaattttgtGGCTATTGTGTGTTTCTCTTCCAACTTCGACATATCAAACTGAGCAGGTAACGACGTAGCGGTTGTTTGCGGGAACAACATGCAACCGGTTTTTGTTTGTTATCGATCCCTTCACGGTCTCGGAACGGTTTATTTGATGTATTGGGgtttttttatgtaaaaaaaGAAGATAAACCACGGATAGTTTGGTTGGGCCTGATAGAGCCCAACATTTGGCTCACGTCTCACAAAGTCACAATGCGAAGTAAACCCCAGATAGAAATTGAGAAATTCCATTCCTGAACTCATTCCCCAATTCCCATTCGCATGTCAGACCTGATCTCATCTTGCCCCTGCCATGGAGAAGAGATCTAGGAAGGACAActctctggcggcggcggcggctattgACCTAACCGCCGGCCGCTTCCGCCCCATGGAGGAGGAGACACCTAAGGAGTTGATGACGGAcagccctccggcggcggcggcggccgctgcgGCGGCCAGCCTTCTCACGGACGACCTGATCGTCGAGATCATGTCCCGCCTCCCCGTCAGGTCAGTCCACCGCTTCAAGTGCGTCTGCAAGCTCTGGCGCGACCTCATCGCCCTGCCGGCGCACCGCAAGAAGCTGCCCCAAACCTTCGCCGGCTTCCTCTACACCACCTATCCCGGCGGCTACCGCAACCACTTGGCCGGCGTCTCGGCCACGGCCGTCGATTCCGTCGACCCTTCGCTGGCTTTCTTGGGGCCTATGAATTGCACCAAGATCCGTCTCCTGGGCACCAGCAACGGCCTCCTCCTCTGCTCCTGCTACCACAACGACGAGGAGGAACGCCTCGTCGTCTGCAATCCCGCCACCCAGAGGTGGACCGAGCTGCCCCCTCCTCCCCAGCCGCAGCCACCCGCGGAATTATGTGCCCAACACCTCGCTTTCGATCCGGCAGTCAGCCCATCCCATTTCCACGTCCTTGCTTTTGAGTGCACCGGCAAGGATTGTCACCTCACAGGAGTTAGCATCTACTCGTCAAGAACCAGAGCCTGGACTCATAGGAACGCTGAGCTGCTTGACAAAATTGTGCTCAGCTATGGAAGTGTCTTTGTTGGCGGTATGCTGCACCTGCCGGGCGACCTGTGCACCGACCGCCGCACCGAGCCGGACGACGGCTTTGTGGTGGTGGCTGTAGACATGGAGGGGAAGACATGGAAGACGGTCCGCGTGCCACGCGGTTTATATACAGGTGCAATCGGATGGTCACAGGGGTGTTTGCACTGTGCTACTCGATATCAAGATGACGAATGGGGTGAGGAGGTAGCAGTCTGGTGCCTTAAGGATTCTGATactagtcaagaatggtttctgaaGCATACTGTCAGGATCGATAAGCTGATTGACTTACTTGAGATGGAGTACTCAGTGGCTGGGTTTCATCCAGACTGCGATACCATCTTCTTTGTTACGAGTGCTATTTATGATGGCAATTCGTGGGATGCGTCTTCATTAGCATCATGGGATATGCGCCGTCTGGAATTCCGTACTATCCGCCACCTCGAGAATGGTAGTGCTGGGACATATCTACCTTATGTTCCTATGTTCTCAGAGTTGACATTGGCAGATGGAAATATGCACTAGCTAGTGTTACCTTCTGTTCAATTCATGCTTGACCATACTCCAAGAAATAATTAGCTATTGTGTAGGCAGGCTGAATAATATATCTATGTGGATCACATTACTCTGCTTGTTCAATTCATGATTTTTGTATGCCTTCTGTAAAATTTTATTCTATGAAGATGGCACAGTTACATAAAGATGAATTTGAAATCATTTTTGCTATTCTTGTGCAATAGTTACACTGGCTAGGGTTTGGGTTGCTAGGACACCCCCACTGGCAGACCACAAGTGGATTTGGCTATTGAGGTCTCTGCGTGTTCATGTTGCAGGCGCTTTCTCCTGATGGCTAGGGTTCATGTTGCCATGACACCGCCACAAGCAGAGCAGAAATGTCCAGGGTGTTCTTATTTGTCACAGGTATCAGGCAGCTCTTTGTTTTAGTACACGATGTTCCTTCACAAATTTACGAACGAAGCCCTTTAATCTTCATCGCATTTGCCACTCGTAGGCAGAGCAGAAGTTGAACCTACAGTTTAGCTGCCCTTGTATTTTTTGTCACTAATTTTCATAAGGACTACATGGGTGCAGATGCATGCTGCTATATGATGGCACCCGCAGCAAAATTGTTGAAAGTAAATCTCAGTCACCAATGCAGTTGCAAGCCAGACTCACGCTTCAAAATAATCCAGTGAAGCGCAGAAACTTAACGGGAAATAACTTAGTGTTTATGTTTTGGGAATAAGATGCGCAACAAAATTAAATGGGTGTCAAATTACGATccaagccgccgcctcctcctactCCAGCATAGATCGGTTCCCTCTCCTTCGGCTGGCCTCACTAGCGTCTGAAGGAGTGGGAACCTGATCTATGAGTGGACGTTTCAATGAAAGTAGTGTTTTTTAGGTTAGGATTTTAGGTAGTAGTCTTATTTTGGTTCCCAAATCAATGGAGATGATATCATCTACAATAATTGATCTTCAACCCACTTTTTGTTGACGAGATCTTCCTTCCGGCGTCAATGATGGTGTTGTAAGATTAAAGTTCTCTAGGTAATCTAGGTATGGTTCTTTGGATCTCGCTTCGCCGGATCAATCTAGGACATTTTCTCATCGTTGCCGCGAGGACGTTTATCCCACAATATTTGTCCTAGCTGCTACATCTTCGACCATAGTGATTCGTATCCTTAGCTCCCTGACGATGTCGATCTGGCTGCTCGGTTGCTTTTTACCTGGCATACTGATGTTGGATTTAAGCCAACTCGGCCTTCGGCGTGTTAACAGCGATACTGCCATACGAGTGCCATGGTCTTCCCAAACCAGTGGACGCAAGACAACCTCAGCAATCGTAAGAACGAAAAAGCTGAGTGTTGGCTTCAGCATTATGTTGGAGGCGAAAGGCGTTGCCCAACTTGTAATTGGCGAGAGCAAGAGTACCAAATTTATTCATGAACAACCAATATTGGTTTTCACCATAGTAACCAAACTCGACCGTATTTGGAAAGACGCCTTTTGTGAGCCTGCTTCCGGCTCTCACTGGGCAGATCTAATGAGCTCTTCGCTGAATTCCCAGAGCTGCTTCGCCAAGGCGTCACTATTGGCTAGTTTGCTCATCTTCTCCTCGTTACAGTCAGCAAAGTATTTGCCTGTCACCCCCTTCAGCTGAGGGTCGAGCCCTACATAGCATGTAGTTGCTGCTCCCTAGAAAACCACATATTGCGTTCATACGGTCAAAAATAAATTTAGGGTAAAAAGAACAAAATCGTAAATATATATTCGTTACTTTCATCTTGTGACAGTAGGTCATTTGCTTCTCTAAATATAGTTATATCCATTGCTGAAATAAGAATTTTAGTGACAACAAGAAGAGGGAAGAACCTGGGGTGCAGTCTTCCACATCATGTAGGTGACGACTCGAATAGCCTCTGCAGGAGAAAATAAACAAGTTTCATAATacggggagataaatgaactgtcACTCAAACTAGGGTACAGGTATAAACTGATTCACAAGGACATTtggacttgagaaaacatactcATCATAGCTAATGAGTGCCTCATTAAATTGGTCATGATCAATCCAGGATGAACGCAATTAACTGTGATGTTAGCTCCTTCCTCCTGTTTCAGTGGGATAATTCGTCATGTTACATcagaacaatttttttttgctggGGGTAGAGAATTAATATATACAAGTAGATCTAAAAAAGTCAATGTGCAGTGGGTGAAAAAGCCAATAAATACCGTGTAATAATGACGATAACTAATACTAACAGTTTTAGCACGAAATGTCAGATTTGCTTTCGGAGAAGCATAATAAGatgttgaaagaattactgacacaatTCAGCATATGCAAGAGTAGTACAGATCTTGGATAATCGCTTTAAGTTTTAGTAATTTTTCATTTGAGGAAATGAAGCCCTAAGATGTTGTTGCTTTACTAGCAATGATCCACACTTCATGTATTGTAACAGACTAACGGGGAAGGTTAAAAAAAGTCATGAACATGCTAGACAAATACTATGTCTTCAAGATCCATTCTAATGcataaaaattgaaaagaaaagGCCAAAAATTTGTACAAAATGATACCCTGAGCCGCCTAGATAGCTCTTTGGCATGCAATATGTTTGCAAGCTTAGACTGTCCATAGGCCATTTTATCACTGTATCTGGCAATACAAAACCATATTAGCAACAGTGGAATCAATAACAGATTTTCTTTCAGAGGACAGTAAGAACCCATACCTTTTCTTGTCATTGAGTTCATCAAACTGGATCCCCTTTGGAGACGTGTGGTGGTGCGCGATTGATGACAAGTTCACAATGCGACCCTCAATACCCGTAGACTTTGCAGTAGctttcatattatcaagaagaaggTTGGTAAGCAGGAAGTGACCTGATTGAGCATAAGGAGTGAAAAAAAATAGCATCAGGATATCCACCATTAATATTGTCTGTTTCTTTGTTGCTGACAGTAAAAGACAGTACCGAGATGATTGGTGGCAAACTGCATCTCAACATTATCTTCAGACAGTTGGAAAGGACAGAGCATGACACCTGCATTGTTTCTGCAGAAGAGAAGGATTTTACAGAACTTGATTCAATGAGATGAACACATTGCTGCAATACACTAGCAACGATATACAGCTAGCCCGAACGGAACTCAATCAATGTACATAGAAAACAAAATCATAATGGACAGAGGGTTTACACTTACATCAAGATGTTTAGAGGAAGATTCATTGAGCTGAGCTGGTCCACGAAGGCCCTGACCGACTTGAGGGAGCTAAGGTCAAGCTTCAGAACATCGACACGAGCTGTTGGGTTCGACTCTGTGATGCGTTTTTTTGCCTCTGATGCAGCCTCTGTGTTTCTCGCAGCGATGATGACATGGGCTCCTCTCAGGGCAAAGACTCTCGAGGTCTCTAGACCAATGCCACTAGATGCGCCTGAAAGATATCAGAATTGAGGCTTTCAGACGAACATGAATAGTTCTTTGGAAAAATCATAAACTTAGAGTTGtggtaaaaaaaaaacttaaagcAAGAGTTGTTCAAAAGAACCTCAGGAAAATGCTAGTGGCGTTGATTCTCAAGATATGTGAAAAAAGTTCGGGGAAATGCTAGTGGTAGTATCGGCTCTCAATAAAAACAGTTCAGGGAGAAGGCTCTCATTTATCAATAAATGTGGAAATTAGTCTCACAACCAACCAGGAAATGGCGCGCAATTCACAGATTTAGTGAATTTCTACATACAAAATAAACAGATACAGATGATTAAAATATATCAGAGGAAGCTATATTTGCCATCAATGTGAACTTTGCCAAAAATGGTCTCACAAGAAAAGAACATACAGATACTTGGTTGGTTCTTGTTGAATATTTAGACAATAAATAGTCCCTATCGTAGTCCGATACGAAGCGAATTGCCGGACTAGCATCTGGCCATTCATTTAGAGCGATTCATCCAACGTCACACGGATGGGATATATAAGGGCCCGCACCaggcaccacaccacaccccgtccCCAACGAGCTCGTCGCCGCCACCACTACCGTCGATCCTTTCCTGTCGCCGCTTGCCGTTGTCGTCGTGTCCGGCCCTCCCCTGACGTCGCTCAAGCTTCTAGCAGCGCTCGCTGGTGCTGCATTGGTTCCATGGGCCATACCTCCAGTGCGGCCTCAGGATGACGAGGGAGAGAAGCGCAGAACCAACAACAGCATTGGCGTGGGGCGGCGGCGCAGCCCAGCGGGTGCCAAATCACATCAAGGTTGAGCGCGGCGAGGAAGCACCGCACGCGGTCGTCACGGTTCATGGTTCTTCGTCCGCGAGCTCATGACACCTTGACCTCACCCGCCGACGCGTTCAGCGCATGGTCGCTGCTTCTCCGCCGAGATCGCTGAATGGTGTGACGCTGGCTGTCGCTGCCTCTATTGATACTGACCGCGCAGGATGCTTCCTAACCCAAATCGTTTTTGCTTCCTTCATAAAAAAATAGTGATTCCCCCGTATCACCTGTCTGCTTCTTACGAACAAGGACGTCCTTATGAAAATCCAGCGGTGCTTCACTTCCCGGACCATGGATCATACTAGCGTCACATGTGCTTCCTTCTACCAATTTAATTGCTCCTTGATCCAAAAATAGATCGTCCAAAACTCCAGAGCTACCGATAGAAGAATGGCATGCTTCTAGCATACAAAATTGTGCTTCACACAGTTTTTCAATGGAACTCCCTTCCGGGGAAGAAGCAACTCCCAGGGCG from Lolium rigidum isolate FL_2022 chromosome 4, APGP_CSIRO_Lrig_0.1, whole genome shotgun sequence encodes the following:
- the LOC124649091 gene encoding short-chain dehydrogenase TIC 32 B, chloroplastic-like; this translates as MGILSLITGKPGASGFGSASTAEQVTAGIDASALTVVVTGASSGIGLETSRVFALRGAHVIIAARNTEAASEAKKRITESNPTARVDVLKLDLSSLKSVRAFVDQLSSMNLPLNILINNAGVMLCPFQLSEDNVEMQFATNHLGHFLLTNLLLDNMKATAKSTGIEGRIVNLSSIAHHHTSPKGIQFDELNDKKRYSDKMAYGQSKLANILHAKELSRRLREEGANITVNCVHPGLIMTNLMRHSLAMMKAIRVVTYMMWKTAPQGAATTCYVGLDPQLKGVTGKYFADCNEEKMSKLANSDALAKQLWEFSEELIRSAQ